A single genomic interval of Armigeres subalbatus isolate Guangzhou_Male chromosome 1, GZ_Asu_2, whole genome shotgun sequence harbors:
- the LOC134209416 gene encoding nematocyst expressed protein 6-like yields the protein MRAMWFKVFCLVVVFGTQIYTVVGQRKTTVVKTVDPNIARDRKNAKCVEEWHAKGAIGDPFGCQVGLKSFDVMEPETKQAANSLPTSTFEVRLWPKAIVPYVFGADFTELEIFLINHAIWQFNTQTCIRFVPRTNEPYYVTLKNDASGCWSYTGRYTNNQWNRVNLQSPCFSQGPGMVVHELMHSVGFHHEFIRPDRNEYIWVNESATIGWSMVSKNFEVKKSEESEVYGTEFDYGSVMMYSRYAAAGGPDEAVMVNLKPWDPEQDFGNKTGFSYNDLIRINYMYCNGTKWDIAVRKPFSLPIPLDDGKDQVPERPRPPKDYPPQYASIGDLHYDD from the exons ATGCGTGCGATGTGGTTCAAAGTTTTCTGCTTGGTTGTTGTTTTTGGCACCCAAATTTACACAGTCGTCGGTCAACGTAAAACCACTGTAGTGAAAACCGTTGATCCCAACATTGCACGAGATCGAAAAAATGCGAAGTGTGTAGAAGAATGGCACGCAAAGGGTGCCATTGGCGATCCATTCGGGTGCCAGGTGGGACTGAAGAGCTTCGACGTGATGGAACCGGAAACCAAACAGGCCGCCAATTCGCTTCCCACATCTACCTTCGAGGTGCGATTATGGCCAAAAGCGATCGTACCGTACGTTTTTGGAGCAGACTTCA CTGAGTTGGAGATATTTCTGATAAATCACGCAATATGGCAGTTCAACACACAGACCTGTATCCGATTCGTTCCACGCACCAATGAACCGTACTATGTCACATTGAAGAATGATGCCTCGGGTTGTTGGTCCTACACTGGGCGATATACGAACAATCAATGGAATCGTGTGAATCTGCAGTCACCATGCTTCTCGCAAGGACCAGGAATGGTTGTTCACGAGCTGATGCATTCAGTCGGCTTTCATCACGAGTTTATTCGACCGGATCGGAATGAGTACATCTGGGTCAACGAAAGTGCCACGATTGGTTGGTCCATGGTTTCGAAGAACTTTGAGGTTAAAAAGTCCGAAGAATCAGAAGTTTATGGCACCGAATTCGACTACGGGAGCGTGATGATGTACTCTCGATATGCGGCAGCCGGTGGACCCGATGAAGCTGTGATGGTTAATCTG AAACCATGGGATCCCGAACAAGACTTTGGTAACAAAACAGGCTTCTCATACAACGACTTAATCCGCATCAACTATATGTACTGTAATGGAACAAAATGGGACATTGCCGTTCGAAAGCCATTTTCCCTTCCAATCCCGCTGGATGATGGGAAGGACCAAGTACCCGAGCGGCCAAGACCGCCAAAGGATTACCCACCCCAATACGCGTCCATTGGAGATTTGCACTACGACGATTGA